A single region of the Streptomyces caelestis genome encodes:
- a CDS encoding exo-beta-N-acetylmuramidase NamZ family protein, translating to MRPSRRTVLTAATTAAVSTAPTAAAAQPHRQLRTGFERLAHDGYTLLDGQKAGIVTNPTGITRDVRHVVDVMHADTRVDLRAVFGPEHGFRGTAQAGGSEGRYDDPATGLPVYDTYLKSGRPLADIFTASGVDTVVFDIQDVGARFYTYIWTLYDCMEAARLAGKRFVVLDRPNPATGRAALGPVLHKEFATFVGRQPVSQAHGMTVAELARLFNKEFLTEPVPLETVPMSGWKRSDFYDASGLPWVPPSPNMPTPETALVYSGTCLFEGTNLSEGRGTTRPFELLGAEGIDRRWAATANELALPGVRFREAYFAPTFSKFQGRTIGGVQVHVHDRDVFDPVRTGIALLVTARKVWSGFAWRPDHWIDKLTGSARVRTMIDAGADTGEVVAGWQEELAAFRRTRRKYLLYR from the coding sequence ATGCGCCCTTCCAGACGAACCGTACTCACGGCGGCCACGACGGCAGCCGTCTCAACCGCACCCACCGCCGCCGCTGCCCAGCCCCACCGACAACTCCGCACCGGCTTCGAACGACTCGCCCACGACGGCTACACCCTGCTCGACGGCCAGAAGGCCGGCATCGTCACCAACCCCACCGGCATCACCCGCGACGTCCGCCACGTCGTCGACGTCATGCACGCGGACACCCGAGTGGATCTGAGGGCCGTCTTCGGCCCTGAACACGGCTTCCGCGGCACCGCCCAGGCCGGCGGCTCCGAGGGCCGCTACGACGACCCGGCGACCGGTCTGCCCGTCTACGACACGTACCTCAAGAGCGGACGGCCGCTCGCCGACATCTTCACCGCGTCCGGTGTGGACACGGTCGTGTTCGACATCCAGGACGTCGGCGCCCGCTTCTACACGTACATCTGGACCCTGTACGACTGCATGGAGGCCGCGCGGCTCGCCGGCAAGCGGTTCGTGGTCCTGGACCGGCCCAACCCGGCGACCGGACGTGCGGCTCTGGGGCCGGTGCTGCACAAGGAGTTCGCCACGTTCGTCGGGCGGCAGCCCGTCTCCCAGGCCCACGGGATGACCGTCGCTGAGCTGGCCCGGCTGTTCAACAAGGAGTTCCTGACCGAGCCCGTACCGCTGGAGACCGTTCCGATGTCCGGCTGGAAGCGCTCGGACTTCTACGACGCCTCCGGGCTGCCCTGGGTGCCGCCGAGCCCGAACATGCCGACGCCCGAGACGGCCCTGGTGTACTCGGGGACGTGTCTGTTCGAGGGCACGAACCTGTCGGAGGGGCGCGGTACGACCCGGCCGTTCGAGCTGCTCGGCGCGGAGGGCATCGACCGGCGCTGGGCCGCCACCGCGAACGAACTCGCCCTGCCCGGCGTCCGCTTCAGAGAGGCGTACTTCGCGCCCACCTTCTCGAAGTTCCAGGGCAGGACGATCGGCGGCGTGCAGGTCCACGTGCACGACCGGGACGTCTTCGATCCCGTACGCACGGGGATCGCCCTGCTCGTGACCGCCAGGAAGGTGTGGAGCGGGTTCGCCTGGCGCCCCGACCACTGGATCGACAAACTCACCGGCTCCGCGCGCGTGCGCACGATGATCGACGCGGGCGCGGACACCGGCGAGGTCGTGGCGGGGTGGCAGGAGGAGCTGGCGGCGTTCCGGAGGACACGGCGGAAGTACCTCCTCTACCGCTGA
- a CDS encoding serine-threonine protein kinase: MADRAMSVTPYWELTFDADGDPAGRQRDRLLAGVTERQVRDLVVFAHGWNNDRSGATRLYDRFLAPVPRLAPAARVGYVGVLWPAMRFSDEPIPDFPRAVAAEAPRRPVLDKDTRHALLESFPGRAILVDQIARLLEQQPPEEAELEEFGRLVRLLVEVVAPGPQALFGADTVAEGVPQSEPEMFAGSSAAACEEFARALAGLEASGARQEFGLPNPWEGAHELLRQATYYAMKRRAGTVGERGLGRVVGQLAKAAPGVRVHLVGHSFGARLVSFALRGLPEGVRTVKSVTLLQGAFSHYAFAARLPHDARAGGVLQGQQNRVDGPLVCCHSRHDSALGTMYPLASRMAGDSRSVAGLGMGRALGATWGAMGYGGVRAVPGTRACTLAEALRAKLPASGCVNVDAAAVVRRGGPPAGAHSDILHEELARLVLAAGRIR, from the coding sequence ATGGCGGATCGGGCGATGAGTGTGACTCCCTACTGGGAGCTGACCTTCGACGCGGACGGGGACCCGGCGGGCCGCCAGCGCGACCGGCTGCTCGCCGGGGTGACCGAACGGCAGGTGCGCGACCTGGTCGTCTTCGCGCACGGCTGGAACAACGACCGCTCGGGTGCGACCCGGCTCTACGACCGGTTCCTGGCGCCCGTCCCGCGGCTGGCCCCGGCGGCCCGGGTCGGGTACGTCGGTGTGCTGTGGCCGGCGATGCGGTTCTCCGACGAACCGATCCCGGACTTCCCGCGGGCGGTGGCGGCCGAAGCCCCCAGGCGCCCGGTGCTCGACAAGGACACACGGCACGCGCTGCTTGAGTCCTTCCCGGGCCGGGCGATCCTGGTCGACCAGATCGCCCGGCTGCTGGAGCAGCAGCCGCCGGAGGAGGCCGAGCTGGAGGAGTTCGGGCGGCTGGTGCGGCTGCTGGTGGAAGTGGTGGCGCCCGGGCCGCAGGCGCTGTTCGGGGCGGACACGGTGGCGGAGGGCGTGCCGCAGAGCGAGCCGGAGATGTTCGCCGGGTCCTCGGCGGCGGCCTGCGAGGAGTTCGCGCGGGCGCTGGCGGGCCTCGAAGCGTCCGGCGCGCGGCAGGAGTTCGGCCTCCCCAACCCCTGGGAGGGAGCGCACGAGCTGCTGCGGCAGGCGACGTACTACGCGATGAAGCGGCGTGCGGGAACGGTCGGTGAGCGCGGTCTCGGCCGGGTCGTCGGGCAGCTCGCGAAGGCGGCGCCCGGCGTGCGCGTGCACCTCGTCGGGCACAGTTTCGGCGCGCGGCTGGTGTCGTTCGCGCTGCGCGGCCTGCCCGAGGGCGTGCGCACGGTGAAGTCGGTGACGCTGCTCCAAGGGGCCTTCTCCCACTACGCGTTCGCGGCCCGGCTGCCGCACGACGCGCGCGCCGGAGGGGTGCTCCAGGGGCAGCAGAACCGCGTTGACGGTCCCCTGGTGTGCTGCCACTCCCGGCACGACTCGGCCCTGGGCACGATGTATCCGCTGGCCTCGCGCATGGCGGGCGACAGCCGGTCGGTCGCGGGCCTCGGCATGGGCCGGGCCCTGGGCGCCACATGGGGGGCGATGGGCTACGGCGGGGTGCGGGCGGTGCCGGGCACGCGCGCGTGCACGCTCGCCGAGGCCCTGCGGGCGAAGCTGCCCGCCTCGGGGTGCGTGAACGTCGACGCGGCGGCGGTGGTCAGACGCGGTGGCCCGCCCGCCGGCGCGCACAGCGACATCCTGCACGAGGAACTGGCCCGGCTGGTCCTGGCGGCGGGCCGCATCCGCTGA
- a CDS encoding penicillin acylase family protein, whose protein sequence is MSRRNSRTVLDRMRTPSGIPGFLKTASVCALIAGLLSPLSQAAASEAETAQAAAAANDYCGNQCSDILPPGQNGNATLAQILANQAFGTQPEHAQDQLGPYANLAKGYTGLTNDKINNFFNDASFGVPADQVASTVKPAGRGDVTIVRDKKTGVPHITGTTRYGTEFGAGYAAAQDRLWLMDVFRHVGRGQLTSFAGGAPSNQGLEQQFWRHAPYSEAELQAQIDNAVATNGERGKLALADVKAYLDGINAYIDASDSGRYFPGEYVLTGHKDSVTNAGKIEHFKITDMVALASVIGALFGSGGGGEVNNALSLLAAQEKYGVAEGTKVWESFRERNDPEAVLTQHDGSFPYATRPDAPQGRTLPDAGSVTQEPLVHDRTGSAAGSSATSASSEAAKKALSSAKRGMSNALVVSGEHTASGHPVAVFGPQTGYFAPQLLLLQELQGPGISARGASFAGLSMYVELGRGQDYSWSATTSGQDIIDTYAVELCQDDYHYLYRGTCTPMEKVERKNAWKPTVADGTAAGSYTMRVWRTKYGPVEYRATVGGKKVAYTTLRSSFLHEADSIIGFQMLNDPDYVKGPESFQKAVQHINYTFNWFYADSEHTAYYNSGDNPVRANGVDAEFPVWARAAYEWRGWDPATNTADYTPPSAHPNSIDQDYYISWNNKQAKDYTTAPWGNGSVHRGNLLENRVKKLVQQGGVTRASLVKAMADAGVADLRAEDVLPKLLKVVNSSPVTDPTAAAAVGKLQAWVAAGGKRTETSAGSKKYADADAIRILDAWWPLLVKAEFEPGLGSELFTAMTANLPVDESPSAAHGPTGSHAGSSFQYGWWSYVDKDIRSVLGEQVRGPLAREYCGDGDLGACRDTLVSTLKEAAGKTAAQVYPGDDVCSAGDQWCADSINHRTLGGIKHGKISWQNRPTYQQVVEFTSHR, encoded by the coding sequence ATGTCACGGCGTAACTCACGCACCGTTCTCGACAGAATGAGAACTCCCAGCGGAATCCCCGGGTTCCTGAAGACCGCATCGGTATGCGCGCTGATCGCCGGTCTTTTGTCGCCGCTGTCGCAGGCAGCCGCCTCGGAGGCGGAGACCGCGCAGGCCGCGGCGGCGGCGAACGACTACTGCGGCAACCAGTGTTCGGACATCCTCCCGCCCGGCCAGAACGGCAACGCCACCCTCGCCCAGATCCTCGCGAACCAGGCCTTCGGCACCCAGCCCGAGCACGCCCAGGACCAGCTCGGGCCGTACGCCAACCTCGCCAAGGGGTACACCGGCCTCACCAACGACAAGATCAACAACTTCTTCAACGACGCCTCCTTCGGGGTCCCGGCGGACCAGGTCGCCTCCACCGTCAAACCCGCCGGGCGCGGTGACGTGACGATCGTCCGGGACAAGAAGACCGGTGTGCCGCACATCACCGGTACCACCAGGTACGGCACGGAGTTCGGCGCCGGCTACGCGGCCGCGCAGGACCGGCTGTGGCTGATGGACGTCTTCCGGCACGTCGGACGCGGCCAGCTGACCTCCTTCGCGGGCGGCGCGCCCTCCAACCAGGGCCTGGAACAGCAGTTCTGGCGGCACGCCCCGTACTCCGAGGCCGAGCTCCAGGCGCAGATCGACAACGCCGTCGCCACCAACGGCGAGCGCGGGAAGCTGGCCCTCGCCGACGTCAAGGCGTACCTCGACGGCATCAACGCCTACATCGACGCCTCCGACAGCGGCCGGTACTTCCCCGGCGAGTACGTCCTCACCGGGCACAAGGACTCGGTCACCAACGCCGGGAAGATCGAGCACTTCAAGATCACCGACATGGTGGCGCTGGCCTCCGTCATCGGCGCGCTGTTCGGCTCCGGCGGAGGCGGCGAGGTCAACAACGCCCTCTCGCTCCTGGCCGCCCAGGAGAAGTACGGCGTGGCCGAGGGCACCAAGGTGTGGGAGTCCTTCCGCGAGCGCAACGACCCGGAGGCCGTCCTCACCCAGCACGACGGCAGCTTCCCGTACGCGACCAGGCCGGACGCCCCGCAGGGCCGGACCCTGCCCGACGCCGGCTCGGTGACCCAGGAACCGCTGGTCCACGACCGTACGGGCAGCGCGGCCGGCTCAAGCGCCACCAGCGCCTCCAGCGAGGCCGCCAAGAAGGCCCTGTCGTCCGCCAAGCGCGGCATGTCCAACGCCCTCGTGGTCAGCGGCGAGCACACCGCCAGCGGCCACCCGGTCGCCGTGTTCGGCCCGCAGACCGGCTACTTCGCGCCGCAGTTGCTGCTGCTCCAGGAGCTCCAGGGGCCGGGCATCAGCGCCCGCGGCGCCTCCTTCGCGGGTCTGAGCATGTACGTCGAACTCGGCCGCGGCCAGGACTACTCGTGGAGCGCCACGACCTCCGGCCAGGACATCATCGACACGTACGCCGTCGAGCTGTGCCAGGACGACTACCACTACCTGTACCGCGGCACCTGCACGCCGATGGAGAAGGTCGAGCGGAAGAACGCCTGGAAGCCGACGGTCGCCGACGGCACCGCGGCCGGCTCGTACACGATGCGCGTCTGGCGCACGAAGTACGGACCCGTCGAGTACCGCGCGACGGTCGGCGGCAAGAAGGTCGCCTACACCACCCTGCGCTCGTCCTTCCTGCACGAGGCCGACTCCATCATCGGCTTCCAGATGCTGAACGACCCGGACTACGTGAAGGGCCCGGAATCGTTCCAGAAGGCGGTGCAGCACATCAACTACACCTTCAACTGGTTCTACGCCGACTCCGAGCACACCGCCTACTACAACAGCGGCGACAACCCCGTGCGCGCGAACGGCGTCGACGCCGAGTTCCCGGTGTGGGCCCGGGCGGCGTACGAGTGGCGGGGCTGGGACCCGGCGACCAACACGGCCGACTACACCCCGCCCTCCGCCCACCCCAACTCCATCGACCAGGACTATTACATCTCCTGGAACAACAAGCAGGCCAAGGACTACACGACCGCGCCCTGGGGCAACGGCTCCGTGCACCGCGGCAACCTCCTGGAGAACCGGGTGAAGAAGCTGGTCCAGCAGGGCGGCGTCACCCGGGCCTCGCTGGTGAAGGCGATGGCGGATGCCGGGGTCGCCGATCTGCGGGCGGAGGACGTCCTGCCCAAGCTGCTGAAGGTGGTCAACAGTTCGCCGGTCACCGACCCCACCGCCGCGGCCGCCGTCGGCAAGCTCCAGGCGTGGGTCGCCGCGGGCGGCAAGCGCACGGAGACCTCGGCCGGTTCCAAGAAGTACGCCGACGCCGACGCGATCCGCATCCTGGACGCCTGGTGGCCGCTGCTGGTCAAGGCCGAGTTCGAACCGGGCCTCGGCAGCGAGCTGTTCACGGCGATGACCGCCAACCTCCCCGTCGACGAGTCCCCCTCCGCCGCCCACGGCCCGACCGGGTCGCACGCCGGAAGCTCCTTCCAGTACGGCTGGTGGAGCTACGTCGACAAGGACATCCGGTCCGTGCTCGGCGAGCAGGTGCGCGGGCCGCTGGCCCGCGAGTACTGCGGCGACGGAGACCTCGGCGCCTGCCGTGACACCCTCGTCAGCACCCTGAAGGAGGCGGCCGGCAAGACCGCGGCCCAGGTCTACCCGGGCGACGACGTGTGCTCGGCGGGCGACCAGTGGTGCGCCGACTCGATCAACCACCGCACCCTCGGCGGCATCAAGCACGGCAAGATCAGCTGGCAGAACCGGCCGACCTACCAGCAGGTCGTGGAGTTCACCTCGCACCGGTGA
- a CDS encoding 3-keto-5-aminohexanoate cleavage protein — MVQVCLNGPRTAADGTAVPLTPESMADSAAEAVAAGATDIHVHPKTPCGRDTLSPRVLAETLSAIRARVSVPVGVTTGAWAEPDPAARLERIRGWTVLPDHASVNWHEPGAEEVAALLLDLGVGVEAGIWSGTDGAERFAASPSGPEVLRVLAEVTDTGPSSAVDSARGLLSGLGDAHGRPVLLHGEDGGAWPVLRLAGELGLATRVGVEDALRLPTGRPAGSNAELVAAGLVEYEAGRRGARRGR, encoded by the coding sequence ATGGTGCAAGTGTGTCTGAACGGTCCGCGGACCGCCGCCGACGGTACGGCGGTGCCGCTGACGCCCGAGTCCATGGCCGACTCCGCCGCGGAGGCCGTCGCGGCCGGGGCCACGGACATCCATGTCCATCCCAAGACGCCGTGCGGGCGGGACACGTTGTCGCCGCGCGTGCTCGCGGAGACGTTGTCGGCGATCCGGGCGCGGGTGTCGGTGCCGGTGGGTGTGACCACGGGGGCATGGGCCGAGCCGGACCCTGCCGCCAGGCTGGAGCGGATACGGGGCTGGACCGTCCTGCCCGACCACGCCTCGGTCAACTGGCATGAGCCCGGTGCGGAGGAGGTCGCCGCGCTGCTCCTGGATCTCGGGGTGGGCGTGGAGGCCGGCATCTGGTCCGGGACGGACGGTGCGGAGCGGTTCGCCGCCTCGCCGTCGGGGCCGGAGGTGCTGCGGGTGCTGGCAGAGGTGACGGATACCGGGCCTTCGAGTGCGGTGGACTCCGCGCGGGGGTTGCTGTCCGGCCTTGGTGACGCGCATGGGCGACCTGTCCTGCTGCACGGCGAGGACGGGGGTGCTTGGCCGGTGCTGCGGCTTGCGGGCGAGCTGGGCTTGGCCACACGGGTCGGAGTGGAGGATGCGCTGCGTCTGCCGACCGGACGACCGGCCGGGTCCAACGCGGAGTTGGTCGCGGCGGGGCTGGTGGAGTACGAGGCAGGTCGGCGGGGTGCTCGGCGTGGTCGCTGA
- the soxR gene encoding redox-sensitive transcriptional activator SoxR: MPQISEKIHELTVGQLSARSGAAVSALHFYESKGLISSRRTSGNQRRYSRDTLRRVAFIRAAQRVGIPLATIREALAELPEERTPTREDWARLSEAWRSELDERIKQLNRLRDHLTDCIGCGCLSLDTCVLSNPGDVFGERRAGSRLMVDKGRA; this comes from the coding sequence GTGCCCCAGATTTCAGAGAAGATCCACGAGCTCACGGTCGGCCAGCTGTCGGCGCGCAGCGGGGCCGCCGTCTCCGCCCTGCACTTCTACGAGTCCAAGGGCCTGATCAGCAGTCGCCGGACGTCGGGCAACCAGCGCCGCTACTCGCGTGACACGCTGCGCCGGGTCGCCTTCATCCGGGCCGCGCAACGGGTCGGCATCCCGCTGGCGACGATCCGCGAGGCGCTGGCGGAGCTTCCCGAGGAGCGGACGCCGACCCGGGAGGACTGGGCGCGTCTCTCGGAGGCCTGGCGCTCGGAGCTGGACGAACGCATCAAGCAGCTGAACCGCCTGCGCGACCACCTCACCGACTGCATCGGCTGCGGCTGCCTCTCCCTCGACACCTGCGTGCTGTCCAACCCGGGCGACGTCTTCGGCGAACGCCGAGCGGGCTCGCGCCTGATGGTGGACAAGGGGCGCGCGTAG